The proteins below are encoded in one region of Fimbriimonadaceae bacterium:
- a CDS encoding winged helix DNA-binding protein, with protein sequence MSAPLRYVDRMPSEQIGTRIAAVYELQSSWLEPRLAEIGVGWNTFQLLTTIDAAGSDASQVEVARRLGVTPATLSETVFGHVRKGLLEQVVSERDRRVKLLRLTDQSQKLVRQIRKLVTESEQVMVEGLSDSEIGMMVGLLERVIANLEGTRRK encoded by the coding sequence ATGAGCGCCCCTCTCAGGTACGTTGACCGAATGCCTTCCGAACAGATCGGAACGCGCATCGCAGCTGTCTACGAGCTACAAAGTTCGTGGCTCGAGCCCCGCCTCGCCGAAATTGGTGTGGGTTGGAACACGTTCCAGCTCCTAACGACTATCGATGCGGCCGGGTCAGACGCCTCGCAAGTCGAGGTCGCCCGCCGACTCGGCGTGACCCCCGCGACCCTCAGCGAGACGGTGTTCGGCCATGTTAGAAAAGGCCTTCTTGAACAAGTCGTCTCGGAACGCGACCGACGCGTCAAACTTCTTCGCCTTACCGACCAGTCGCAAAAGCTGGTTCGCCAGATCCGCAAGCTTGTCACCGAATCGGAGCAAGTTATGGTCGAGGGCCTGTCCGATAGCGAGATCGGAATGATGGTCGGTCTCCTGGAACGCGTTATCGCGAACCTTGAAGGCACCCGCCGAAAGTGA
- the uppP gene encoding undecaprenyl-diphosphatase UppP, with protein MPISSSGHLFLLPELLHWRDPGAGFTAVIQLGTILAVLLYFRDDLLDVSTAWARSLFKPSAARTDSARIGWAILVGTVPISVAGLLLESKIDRDFRSAYVVASTLIFFAVFLAIAERVATQRRSFTDATWKDGLVVGLWQTLALVPGSSRSGCTITGGLFSGFDRAAAARFSFLLSVPAIVLSGLYKLYKERDVLLASGMAPTIVATVVAFVSGYAAIVFLMKFLQTRTTMVFVWYRIALGLVIFALASGGVIATHPQAETGEVLQQTH; from the coding sequence TTGCCCATAAGCAGCAGCGGCCACCTCTTCCTCTTACCCGAGCTTCTGCATTGGAGGGACCCCGGTGCAGGCTTTACCGCCGTGATCCAATTGGGCACTATCTTGGCCGTCTTGTTGTACTTTCGAGACGACCTCTTGGACGTTTCGACGGCGTGGGCAAGATCGCTCTTTAAGCCGTCTGCGGCGCGCACGGATTCGGCCAGGATCGGTTGGGCGATCTTGGTGGGCACCGTCCCTATCTCGGTCGCCGGGCTGCTCCTGGAGTCCAAGATCGACAGAGATTTCCGATCTGCCTATGTCGTCGCTTCGACACTTATCTTTTTCGCCGTCTTCCTCGCTATAGCAGAGCGCGTCGCAACCCAGCGGCGAAGTTTCACGGACGCGACTTGGAAGGACGGCCTTGTCGTGGGGCTTTGGCAAACTTTGGCGCTTGTCCCTGGATCAAGCCGCAGTGGTTGCACAATAACGGGCGGCCTGTTCTCTGGTTTCGACCGAGCGGCCGCGGCCCGCTTTTCCTTCCTGCTTTCCGTCCCCGCCATCGTCCTTTCTGGTTTGTACAAGCTATACAAGGAAAGAGACGTCTTATTAGCCAGTGGGATGGCACCGACGATCGTTGCTACGGTGGTCGCGTTCGTGAGTGGCTATGCGGCGATCGTTTTCCTCATGAAGTTCCTGCAGACCCGCACGACCATGGTGTTCGTCTGGTACCGGATCGCGCTCGGCCTTGTGATTTTCGCTCTCGCAAGCGGGGGCGTGATCGCGACCCATCCGCAGGCGGAAACTGGTGAAGTTCTTCAGCAAACGCACTGA
- the pth gene encoding aminoacyl-tRNA hydrolase gives MALIVGLGNPGAQYAGTRHNIGFEVVEELARRNGLKWGAAKHQSLLAVGTVAGVPVALAKPTTFMNLSGRAVTALVRHYGLKPDQILVVADDLDLETGRVRMRAKGSPGGHNGHKSIVQALGTQEYARIKIGIGRGDDETIDHVLSKFRPDERETVRSAVEKAADGCEDFLREGIERAMNRTNPA, from the coding sequence GTGGCACTTATCGTCGGGCTCGGGAACCCGGGTGCGCAGTATGCGGGGACGCGCCACAACATTGGCTTCGAAGTCGTCGAAGAACTGGCACGCCGCAACGGGCTAAAGTGGGGCGCGGCGAAGCACCAATCCCTCCTCGCGGTGGGCACCGTGGCGGGCGTTCCTGTGGCGCTGGCGAAACCCACGACCTTTATGAACCTCAGCGGGAGGGCGGTGACGGCATTAGTCCGCCATTACGGCCTTAAACCTGACCAGATCCTGGTTGTCGCCGACGACCTGGACTTGGAGACGGGCCGCGTCCGAATGAGGGCAAAGGGGAGTCCCGGGGGCCACAACGGCCACAAATCGATCGTGCAGGCCCTCGGCACCCAGGAATACGCCCGCATCAAGATTGGAATCGGCCGGGGGGACGACGAGACGATCGACCACGTCCTGAGCAAGTTTCGGCCCGATGAGCGTGAAACGGTTCGGTCCGCTGTCGAAAAGGCGGCGGACGGATGCGAAGACTTCCTTCGCGAAGGCATCGAACGGGCGATGAACCGGACGAACCCGGCCTAG